Proteins encoded together in one Pseudoxanthobacter soli DSM 19599 window:
- the hutI gene encoding imidazolonepropionase: protein MTRFVDTLWTGARLATLDPQRPGLGIVEDGAIAARDGRIVFAGPHGDLPGDIDAAVCEDLDGRWVTPGLIDCHTHLVHGGDRAMEFEMRLAGESYEAIAAAGGGILSTVNATRRASEADLVASALPRLDALLAEGVTTVEVKSGYGLDEAAERRMLGAARDLAGARRVRVATTYLGAHAVPPEFKQDRAGYLDLVCERMIPALAAEGLADAVDGFCEGIAFQPDEIARVFTAAQAAGLPVKLHADQLSDLSGAALAARFGALSADHLEYTSEAGAEAMAAAGTVAVILPGAFYVLRERQAPPIEAFRRHGVPMAVATDCNPGTAPITSLLTTMNMAATLFRMTVGECLAGVTREAARALGRADEVGTIEAGKACDLAIWNIERPAELVYRIGFNPLHRRIFAGS, encoded by the coding sequence ATGACGCGGTTCGTCGACACGCTCTGGACCGGTGCCCGGCTCGCGACGCTCGATCCTCAAAGGCCGGGGCTCGGGATCGTCGAGGACGGCGCGATCGCCGCCAGGGACGGCCGCATCGTCTTCGCCGGGCCGCACGGCGACCTGCCGGGCGACATCGACGCCGCTGTCTGCGAGGATCTGGACGGCCGCTGGGTGACGCCGGGCCTGATCGATTGCCACACCCATCTCGTCCACGGCGGCGACCGGGCGATGGAATTCGAGATGCGTTTGGCCGGCGAGAGCTACGAGGCGATCGCGGCCGCGGGCGGCGGCATTCTCTCCACCGTCAACGCCACCCGCCGCGCGAGCGAGGCCGATCTGGTGGCCTCCGCGCTGCCGCGGCTCGACGCGCTGCTTGCCGAGGGCGTCACGACGGTCGAGGTGAAATCGGGCTACGGCCTCGATGAGGCGGCCGAGCGCAGGATGCTCGGGGCGGCCCGCGATCTCGCCGGAGCACGCCGCGTCCGGGTGGCGACCACCTATCTCGGCGCCCACGCCGTGCCGCCGGAGTTCAAGCAGGATCGCGCCGGCTATCTCGATCTCGTCTGCGAGCGGATGATCCCGGCGCTGGCTGCGGAGGGGCTCGCGGACGCGGTCGACGGCTTCTGCGAGGGTATCGCCTTCCAGCCCGACGAGATCGCGCGGGTGTTCACCGCGGCCCAGGCCGCAGGCCTGCCGGTCAAGCTTCATGCGGACCAGTTGTCCGATCTCTCGGGCGCGGCGCTTGCCGCGCGCTTCGGCGCGCTGTCGGCCGATCATCTGGAATATACGAGCGAGGCCGGCGCTGAGGCGATGGCCGCGGCGGGGACGGTCGCGGTGATCCTGCCGGGGGCGTTCTACGTGCTGCGCGAGCGGCAGGCGCCGCCGATCGAAGCCTTCCGCCGCCATGGCGTGCCGATGGCGGTCGCCACCGACTGCAATCCCGGCACGGCGCCGATCACGTCGCTGCTGACCACCATGAACATGGCCGCGACGCTGTTCCGAATGACGGTCGGAGAATGCCTCGCCGGCGTGACCCGCGAGGCGGCCCGCGCCCTCGGCCGCGCCGACGAGGTCGGCACCATCGAAGCGGGCAAGGCATGCGACCTTGCCATCTGGAACATCGAGCGGCCGGCTGAACTCGTCTACCGCATCGGCTTCAATCCGCTCCATCGCAGGATATTTGCAGGATCATGA
- the hutH gene encoding histidine ammonia-lyase, with product MTTLVLNAGDVPLATWRALYFGARPMLDPACRPAVERAAETVAAIVAKGDPVYGINTGFGKLASVRIPDADLARLQRNIVISHAAGVGEPLPAAVVRLVLALKLASLAQGASGVRWAVIERLSTCLDADLLPLIPAQGSVGASGDLAPLSHLAAALMLGVGEASLKGETMPASEALLRAGLKPLDLGAKEGLALLNGTQVSTGLALAGLFEAEQVFQAALVTGALATDAARGSDGPFDPRIHAVRRHHGQIAVADALRHLMAGSPIRASHLVGDERVQDPYCVRCQPQVMGACLDLLRQAATTLGVEANAVSDNPLVFPDEGDVISGGNFHAEPVAFAADMIALALCEIGSITERRIAMLVDPALSGLPAFLTPQPGLNSGFMIPQVTAAALVSENKQKAHPASVDSIPTSANQEDHVSMATHGARRLLPMAENVVQVVAIELLAAAQGCDFHAPLASSPALERVRDAVREVVPTLIEDRFFAPDIASAAGLVRSGRLNLATGLALPGVALPGLG from the coding sequence ATGACCACGCTCGTCCTGAATGCGGGGGATGTCCCGCTGGCAACCTGGCGCGCCCTCTATTTCGGCGCCCGCCCGATGCTCGATCCGGCGTGCCGGCCGGCGGTGGAACGCGCAGCGGAAACCGTCGCGGCCATCGTCGCCAAGGGCGACCCGGTCTACGGGATCAACACGGGCTTCGGGAAACTCGCGAGCGTGCGCATTCCCGATGCCGATCTCGCGCGGCTCCAGCGCAACATCGTCATCTCCCATGCCGCGGGCGTGGGCGAGCCGCTGCCGGCCGCGGTCGTGAGGCTCGTGCTTGCGCTGAAGCTCGCGAGCCTCGCGCAGGGGGCATCCGGCGTGCGGTGGGCGGTGATCGAGCGGCTTTCGACCTGTCTCGATGCCGACCTGCTGCCGCTGATCCCGGCCCAGGGCTCCGTCGGCGCCTCGGGTGACCTCGCGCCCTTGTCGCACCTCGCGGCAGCGTTGATGCTGGGCGTGGGCGAAGCATCGCTCAAGGGCGAGACGATGCCGGCCTCCGAGGCGCTTCTGCGCGCGGGGCTGAAGCCGCTCGATCTCGGTGCCAAGGAAGGCCTCGCCCTTCTCAACGGCACTCAGGTCTCGACCGGGCTCGCGCTCGCCGGGCTGTTCGAGGCTGAGCAGGTGTTCCAGGCGGCGCTCGTCACCGGCGCGCTGGCGACCGATGCCGCGCGCGGTTCCGACGGGCCGTTCGACCCGCGCATCCACGCCGTGCGGCGGCATCACGGGCAGATCGCGGTGGCGGACGCACTGCGCCACCTGATGGCGGGAAGCCCGATCCGCGCCTCCCATCTCGTTGGCGACGAGCGCGTTCAGGACCCCTATTGTGTGCGCTGCCAGCCGCAGGTGATGGGAGCCTGTCTCGATCTTTTGCGACAGGCCGCGACGACGCTCGGCGTGGAGGCGAACGCGGTCTCCGACAATCCGCTGGTGTTTCCGGACGAGGGCGACGTCATCTCCGGCGGCAATTTCCATGCCGAGCCGGTGGCGTTCGCCGCCGACATGATCGCGCTGGCGCTGTGCGAAATCGGCTCCATCACCGAGCGGCGGATCGCGATGCTGGTCGACCCGGCGCTTTCCGGCCTGCCAGCGTTCCTGACGCCACAGCCGGGGCTGAATTCCGGCTTCATGATCCCGCAGGTCACCGCGGCGGCACTCGTCTCGGAGAACAAGCAGAAGGCTCATCCCGCGAGCGTCGATTCCATCCCGACCTCCGCGAACCAGGAAGACCATGTTTCCATGGCGACCCACGGCGCACGGCGCCTGCTGCCGATGGCGGAGAACGTGGTGCAGGTCGTCGCCATCGAACTGCTCGCCGCAGCGCAGGGTTGCGATTTCCACGCACCGCTCGCATCGAGTCCGGCGCTGGAGCGTGTGCGGGATGCGGTGAGAGAGGTGGTGCCGACGCTGATCGAGGACCGGTTCTTCGCG
- a CDS encoding HAL/PAL/TAL family ammonia-lyase: MTITLDNALGWRDVAAVARGSALALSPAAWTRIANANTLVAAIVERGIRAYGVNTGVGALSDTVVDRPQQRRLSRNLLMSHACGVGEPLGAEAVRAIIAAEINNFAHGRSGVRTEVVATLAGLLEHGIVPEVPARGSVGYLTHAAHIGLVLIGEGRAVVGGDTVAGGDALAAAGLAPLVLEAKEGLSLVNGTPCSTGLACLALARTERLLLVADAVAALSLEALGAQMAAFEADVLAARVSPGLKESGEVIRTLLTGSRIIQAAQGARTQDALSLRAVPHVHGAARDTFENACTVVDRELQSVTDNPILSGTPEAPVVSSEAHAVAPALAHAMDSLAIAVAQVAAMAERRLDRLVNPLVSRLPPFLAADAGSCSGYMIAQYTAAALVGENRRLAAPASLDGGITSALQEDFLAHPTAAATKIQTIIDNCERILGIELLAAVDAGDLRGDAADCAPGTAALRAQVRAVAAPYRDDRPMADHLARGFDLVRGGLSIARPSTGQPPIASGASS; this comes from the coding sequence ATGACGATCACCCTTGATAACGCACTCGGCTGGCGGGACGTCGCGGCGGTCGCCCGCGGAAGCGCGCTTGCGCTGTCGCCGGCCGCCTGGACGCGGATCGCGAACGCGAACACGCTCGTTGCCGCCATCGTGGAGCGCGGCATTCGCGCCTACGGCGTCAACACCGGCGTCGGCGCGCTGTCCGACACCGTGGTCGACCGCCCGCAGCAGCGGCGCCTGTCGCGGAACCTGCTGATGAGCCATGCCTGCGGTGTCGGCGAGCCGCTCGGTGCCGAGGCGGTGCGGGCGATCATCGCGGCCGAGATCAACAATTTCGCCCACGGCCGCTCCGGGGTTCGAACCGAGGTGGTGGCGACGCTCGCCGGGCTTCTCGAACACGGCATCGTGCCGGAGGTGCCGGCACGAGGATCCGTCGGCTACCTGACCCACGCCGCCCATATCGGCCTCGTCCTGATCGGCGAGGGCAGGGCGGTGGTCGGCGGCGACACGGTCGCCGGTGGCGATGCCCTGGCCGCGGCGGGTTTAGCGCCGCTGGTGCTGGAGGCGAAGGAGGGGCTCAGCCTCGTCAACGGCACACCGTGCTCGACGGGGCTCGCCTGCCTCGCCCTGGCGCGGACGGAGCGGTTGCTGCTCGTCGCCGATGCGGTGGCGGCTCTCAGTCTGGAGGCGCTCGGCGCGCAGATGGCGGCGTTCGAGGCGGACGTGCTGGCCGCCCGGGTGTCGCCGGGCCTCAAAGAGTCCGGGGAGGTGATCCGGACGTTGCTTACCGGCAGCCGGATCATCCAGGCGGCCCAGGGCGCACGTACACAGGATGCGCTGAGCCTGCGTGCTGTACCGCATGTGCATGGTGCCGCGCGGGATACATTCGAAAACGCCTGTACGGTCGTCGATCGCGAGTTGCAGTCTGTCACGGACAACCCGATCCTGTCCGGCACACCGGAGGCGCCGGTGGTGTCGTCCGAGGCCCATGCGGTCGCTCCCGCACTGGCCCACGCGATGGATTCCCTCGCAATTGCGGTGGCGCAGGTCGCAGCCATGGCCGAACGGCGCCTCGACCGGTTGGTGAACCCGCTGGTCAGTCGTCTGCCGCCTTTTCTGGCAGCGGATGCCGGTTCCTGTTCCGGTTATATGATCGCTCAATATACCGCTGCGGCGCTCGTCGGCGAGAATCGCCGGCTTGCCGCGCCGGCGAGCCTCGACGGCGGCATCACCTCCGCGCTGCAGGAGGATTTTCTCGCCCACCCGACGGCGGCGGCGACGAAGATCCAGACGATCATCGACAATTGCGAGCGCATCCTCGGCATCGAACTGCTCGCGGCGGTCGATGCCGGCGATCTGAGGGGCGATGCTGCGGACTGCGCGCCGGGAACGGCTGCGCTTCGCGCTCAGGTTCGCGCCGTCGCCGCACCCTATCGCGATGACCGGCCGATGGCCGACCATCTTGCCCGGGGTTTCGACCTCGTGCGCGGCGGGCTTTCAATCGCCCGACCCTCGACAGGCCAGCCCCCGATTGCCAGCGGAGCCTCCTCATGA